The following are encoded together in the Brassica napus cultivar Da-Ae chromosome A9, Da-Ae, whole genome shotgun sequence genome:
- the LOC111200360 gene encoding E3 ubiquitin-protein ligase ATL4 isoform X2, with protein sequence MDSHINPSHGGNSSSLDSLKPSVLATIIILLITLLVSVSICVLLRCLNRCNHHHSPLSPSPSDSLRFSTHRVSPETERSSSVLDSLPIFKFSSVTRRSSTSSNSSDCAVCLSKFEPEDQLRLLPLCCHAFHADCIDIWLVSNQTCPLCRSPLFASDSDLTKALGGGEGDNSFRLEIGSISRRNDGPIPDSDDQHRSYAMGSFEYIVDDVESEISESNFNQTRKQEDAPVEVTASSYNPSAFEASLAGEIGNEGSRSWLKDYVDRLSLGISFRSSDRFFTGSSRRSEEMTVVDLEANHAGEEISELFRWFSGM encoded by the coding sequence ATGGACTCTCACATCAACCCTAGCCATGGCGGAAACTCTTCTTCTCTCGACAGTCTCAAACCAAGCGTACTAGCCACCATCATCATCCTTCTCATCACTCTCCTCGTCTCCGTCTCCATTTGCGTCCTCCTCCGCTGCCTCAACCGCTGTAACCACCACCACTCGCCTCTCTCTCCGTCTCCCTCCGATTCCCTCCGATTCTCCACTCACCGAGTCTCTCCCGAAACAGAACGATCCTCCTCTGTGCTCGACTCGCTCCCGATTTTCAAATTCTCCTCCGTCACTCGCCGATCTTCCACCTCCTCTAACTCCAGCGACTGCGCGGTTTGTTTATCGAAGTTCGAACCGGAGGATCAGCTTCGTCTTCTGCCTCTCTGTTGCCACGCGTTTCACGCGGATTGTATCGATATCTGGCTCGTGTCTAATCAAACGTGTCCGCTTTGTCGCTCTCCTCTGTTCGCTTCCGATTCCGATCTGACGAAGGCTCTCGGCGGCGGAGAAGGAGATAACAGTTTCCGTCTCGAAATCGGATCAATCAGCCGCCGCAACGACGGTCCGATTCCGGATTCCGACGATCAGCACCGGTCTTACGCAATGGGATCGTTCGAGTACATAGTCGACGACGTCGAATCCGAAATCTCGGAGTCTAATTTCAATCAAACGCGAAAACAGGAAGACGCGCCTGTGGAGGTTACTGCGTCTAGTTATAATCCGTCCGCGTTTGAAGCGAGTTTGGCGGGAGAGATAGGTAACGAAGGTTCTAGAAGCTGGCTTAAGGATTACGTGGACAGACTCTCGCTTGGTATTTCGTTTAGAAGCTCTGATAGGTTTTTTACTGGGAGCAGTCGTCGGAGCGAGGAAATGACGGTGGTGGATTTGGAGGCGAATCATGCCGGAGAAGAGATAAGTGAGCTTTTCCGGTGGTTCTCAGGTATGTGA
- the LOC111200360 gene encoding E3 ubiquitin-protein ligase ATL4 isoform X1, translating to MDSHINPSHGGNSSSLDSLKPSVLATIIILLITLLVSVSICVLLRCLNRCNHHHSPLSPSPSDSLRFSTHRVSPETERSSSVLDSLPIFKFSSVTRRSSTSSNSSDCAVCLSKFEPEDQLRLLPLCCHAFHADCIDIWLVSNQTCPLCRSPLFASDSDLTKALGGGEGDNSFRLEIGSISRRNDGPIPDSDDQHRSYAMGSFEYIVDDVESEISESNFNQTRKQEDAPVEVTASSYNPSAFEASLAGEIGNEGSRSWLKDYVDRLSLGISFRSSDRFFTGSSRRSEEMTVVDLEANHAGEEISELFRWFSETLTQHIAKRSLLLSV from the exons ATGGACTCTCACATCAACCCTAGCCATGGCGGAAACTCTTCTTCTCTCGACAGTCTCAAACCAAGCGTACTAGCCACCATCATCATCCTTCTCATCACTCTCCTCGTCTCCGTCTCCATTTGCGTCCTCCTCCGCTGCCTCAACCGCTGTAACCACCACCACTCGCCTCTCTCTCCGTCTCCCTCCGATTCCCTCCGATTCTCCACTCACCGAGTCTCTCCCGAAACAGAACGATCCTCCTCTGTGCTCGACTCGCTCCCGATTTTCAAATTCTCCTCCGTCACTCGCCGATCTTCCACCTCCTCTAACTCCAGCGACTGCGCGGTTTGTTTATCGAAGTTCGAACCGGAGGATCAGCTTCGTCTTCTGCCTCTCTGTTGCCACGCGTTTCACGCGGATTGTATCGATATCTGGCTCGTGTCTAATCAAACGTGTCCGCTTTGTCGCTCTCCTCTGTTCGCTTCCGATTCCGATCTGACGAAGGCTCTCGGCGGCGGAGAAGGAGATAACAGTTTCCGTCTCGAAATCGGATCAATCAGCCGCCGCAACGACGGTCCGATTCCGGATTCCGACGATCAGCACCGGTCTTACGCAATGGGATCGTTCGAGTACATAGTCGACGACGTCGAATCCGAAATCTCGGAGTCTAATTTCAATCAAACGCGAAAACAGGAAGACGCGCCTGTGGAGGTTACTGCGTCTAGTTATAATCCGTCCGCGTTTGAAGCGAGTTTGGCGGGAGAGATAGGTAACGAAGGTTCTAGAAGCTGGCTTAAGGATTACGTGGACAGACTCTCGCTTGGTATTTCGTTTAGAAGCTCTGATAGGTTTTTTACTGGGAGCAGTCGTCGGAGCGAGGAAATGACGGTGGTGGATTTGGAGGCGAATCATGCCGGAGAAGAGATAAGTGAGCTTTTCCGGTGGTTCTCAG AAACGCTAACGCAACATATTGCTAAAAGGTCTCTTCTCTTGTCCGTCTAG
- the LOC111200361 gene encoding protein BASIC PENTACYSTEINE6 isoform X1 codes for MDDGGHRDNGWHKASHGKQWMMQQHQPQQHQPSMKQVMSIIAERDAAIQERNLAISEKKAAVAERDMAFLQRDTAIAERNNAIMERDSALAALQYRDSSMSTSRQHQPHIHHMLQVTENTYETRETETSPPLPTKPKRGRKAKEPKAAAASKRGPKTQRKVKKENEDDLTKLMFDEEATGSKSDWRGQETVGLNRVVYDETTMPPPVCSCTGVLRQCYKWGNGGWQSSCCTTTLSMHPLPALPNKKHARVGGRKMSGSAFSKLLSRLAAEGHHDLSNPVDLKDHWAKHGTNRYITIK; via the exons ATGGATGATGGTGGGCATCGTGACAATGGTTGGCATAAAGCATCTCATGGCAAG CAGTGGATGATGCAGCAGCATCAACCGCAACAGCATCAGCCATCGATGAAACAAGTGATGTCAATAATAGCAGAGCGCGACGCGGCCATCCAGGAGAGAAACCTCGCCATCTCTGAGAAAAAAGCAGCAGTAGCCGAAAGAGACATGGCCTTTCTCCAGCGAGACACGGCCATCGCCGAGCGCAACAACGCCATAATGGAGAGAGACAGTGCTCTTGCAGCTCTACAGTACCGTGACAGCTCAATGTCTACTTCACGCCAGCACCAACCTCACATTCACCACATGCTTCAGGTGACTGAAAATACATATGAGACCAGAGAAACGGAGACATCACCACCGCTACCTACCAAACCAAAACGCGGTAGAAAAGCGAAAGAGCCAAAGGCAGCTGCTGCTAGCAAGAGAGGGCCAAAGACTCAGAGGAAGGTCAAGAAAGAAAACGAGGACGACTTAACCAAGTTAatgtttgatgaagaagcaacgGGATCGAAATCAGATTGGAGAGGCCAAGAAACGGTGGGGCTTAACCGGGTTGTGTACGACGAGACGACAATGCCACCACCGGTATGTTCATGCACAGGTGTTCTCAGACAATGCTACAAATGGGGTAACGGAGGTTGGCAGTCATCTTGTTGCACAACCACGCTGTCTATGCATCCGTTACCTGCACTTCCCAACAAGAAACATGCGAGAGTTGGTGGTAGGAAGATGAGTGGAAGCGCGTTCAGCAAGCTTCTAAGCAGGCTTGCTGCTGAAGGGCATCATGATCTCTCAAACCCGGTTGATCTGAAGGACCATTGGGCAAAGCATGGTACCAACCGCTACATCACGATCAAATGA
- the LOC111200361 gene encoding protein BASIC PENTACYSTEINE6 isoform X2, with the protein MDDGGHRDNGWHKASHGKWMMQQHQPQQHQPSMKQVMSIIAERDAAIQERNLAISEKKAAVAERDMAFLQRDTAIAERNNAIMERDSALAALQYRDSSMSTSRQHQPHIHHMLQVTENTYETRETETSPPLPTKPKRGRKAKEPKAAAASKRGPKTQRKVKKENEDDLTKLMFDEEATGSKSDWRGQETVGLNRVVYDETTMPPPVCSCTGVLRQCYKWGNGGWQSSCCTTTLSMHPLPALPNKKHARVGGRKMSGSAFSKLLSRLAAEGHHDLSNPVDLKDHWAKHGTNRYITIK; encoded by the exons ATGGATGATGGTGGGCATCGTGACAATGGTTGGCATAAAGCATCTCATGGCAAG TGGATGATGCAGCAGCATCAACCGCAACAGCATCAGCCATCGATGAAACAAGTGATGTCAATAATAGCAGAGCGCGACGCGGCCATCCAGGAGAGAAACCTCGCCATCTCTGAGAAAAAAGCAGCAGTAGCCGAAAGAGACATGGCCTTTCTCCAGCGAGACACGGCCATCGCCGAGCGCAACAACGCCATAATGGAGAGAGACAGTGCTCTTGCAGCTCTACAGTACCGTGACAGCTCAATGTCTACTTCACGCCAGCACCAACCTCACATTCACCACATGCTTCAGGTGACTGAAAATACATATGAGACCAGAGAAACGGAGACATCACCACCGCTACCTACCAAACCAAAACGCGGTAGAAAAGCGAAAGAGCCAAAGGCAGCTGCTGCTAGCAAGAGAGGGCCAAAGACTCAGAGGAAGGTCAAGAAAGAAAACGAGGACGACTTAACCAAGTTAatgtttgatgaagaagcaacgGGATCGAAATCAGATTGGAGAGGCCAAGAAACGGTGGGGCTTAACCGGGTTGTGTACGACGAGACGACAATGCCACCACCGGTATGTTCATGCACAGGTGTTCTCAGACAATGCTACAAATGGGGTAACGGAGGTTGGCAGTCATCTTGTTGCACAACCACGCTGTCTATGCATCCGTTACCTGCACTTCCCAACAAGAAACATGCGAGAGTTGGTGGTAGGAAGATGAGTGGAAGCGCGTTCAGCAAGCTTCTAAGCAGGCTTGCTGCTGAAGGGCATCATGATCTCTCAAACCCGGTTGATCTGAAGGACCATTGGGCAAAGCATGGTACCAACCGCTACATCACGATCAAATGA
- the LOC111200620 gene encoding FCS-Like Zinc finger 3 isoform X1, whose amino-acid sequence MDSYYVRFVENDEPHFLESCSLCRKTLSLNSDIFMYRGDMAFCSQECRQEQIESDEKKAKRWRKASSSSRSKNSVAGKAVRSETLVVS is encoded by the exons ATGGATTCGTATTACGTCAGGTTTGTGGAAAACGACGAGCCACACTTTCTAGAGTCTTGCTCACTTTGCCGCAAAACCCTCTCTCTTAACTCGGATATTTTCATGTACAG AGGAGACATGGCATTTTGTAGCCAAGAGTGTAGGCAAGAACAGATTGAGTCTGATGAAAAGAAAGCCAAGAGGTGGAGAAAAGCGTCGTCGTCGTCCAGATCCAAAAACTCCGTCGCCGGGAAAGCTGTACGGTCGGAAACACTCGTCGTGTCTTAG
- the LOC111200620 gene encoding FCS-Like Zinc finger 3 isoform X2 codes for MDSYYVRFVENDEPHFLESCSLCRKTLSLNSDIFIGDMAFCSQECRQEQIESDEKKAKRWRKASSSSRSKNSVAGKAVRSETLVVS; via the exons ATGGATTCGTATTACGTCAGGTTTGTGGAAAACGACGAGCCACACTTTCTAGAGTCTTGCTCACTTTGCCGCAAAACCCTCTCTCTTAACTCGGATATTTTCAT AGGAGACATGGCATTTTGTAGCCAAGAGTGTAGGCAAGAACAGATTGAGTCTGATGAAAAGAAAGCCAAGAGGTGGAGAAAAGCGTCGTCGTCGTCCAGATCCAAAAACTCCGTCGCCGGGAAAGCTGTACGGTCGGAAACACTCGTCGTGTCTTAG
- the LOC106411869 gene encoding 60S ribosomal protein L37a-2, giving the protein MAKRTKKVGIVGKYGTRYGASIRKQIKKMEVSQHSKYFCEFCGKYGVKRKAVGIWGCKDCGKVKAGGAYTMNTASAVTVRSTIRRLREQIEG; this is encoded by the exons ATG GCGAAGAGAACCAAGAAGGTCGGAATCGTCGGCAAGTACG GAACTCGTTATGGAGCGAGTATCAGGAAGCAGATTAAGAAGATGGAGGTGAGCCAGCACAGCAAGTACTTCTGTGAGTTCTGCGGAAAGTATGGAGTCAAGCGAAAGGCTGTTGGTATCTGGGGATGCAAGGATTGCGGCAAGGTCAAGGCCGGTGGTGCTTACACCATGAA CACTGCCAGTGCTGTTACCGTCAGAAGCACAATCAGGAGGTTGAGGGAGCAGATTGAGGGTTAA
- the LOC111200359 gene encoding uncharacterized protein LOC111200359 produces the protein MRCKRHTVDLSSTAGVCASCLRERLLSLAASAAVTEDDNQSRKPNNLIFPRSVSPYVARRKSDAGGGGGVNRRFITTPQVDTGFSCKDFESNRSSKPRSGKASRLSSLFRARSDDFDSDTKSRVSCSSSSSSRSWISSFLSKKQPTACYIEDVISSRRPQRVYCRGMSPARDTEAEEEENEPRRTPAMKTPGRRNIAAGIGRSISGMGFCLSPLVRASPNCPFKRKIRFPSEFNGSGGELTAPEKPHIAEAASFCANRSKKLVDIGRVNHRR, from the coding sequence ATGAGGTGTAAAAGACACACCGTCGATCTCAGCAGCACCGCCGGCGTCTGCGCTTCTTGCCTCCGTGAACGTCTCCTCTCCCTCGCCGCTTCCGCCGCCGTCACAGAAGACGATAATCAATCGCGTAAACCTAACAATCTGATTTTCCCTCGCTCTGTCTCTCCTTACGTGGCCCGTAGAAAATCCGacgccggaggaggaggaggagtaaACCGCCGGTTCATCACCACTCCTCAGGTGGATACCGGATTCTCATGCAAGGACTTCGAATCGAACCGGTCCTCTAAACCGAGAAGCGGTAAAGCTTCGAGACTCTCTAGTCTGTTCAGAGCTAGATCTGACGATTTCGATTCCGATACCAAGTCTCGAGTTTCATGCTCGTCCTCGTCGTCGTCTCGGTCGTGGATCTCGTCGTTTCTCTCCAAGAAGCAACCCACCGCGTGTTACATCGAGGACGTGATCTCCAGCCGTAGACCTCAGCGAGTGTACTGTCGAGGGATGTCGCCGGCGAGAGATACGGAagcagaagaggaggaaaacgAACCGAGAAGAACTCCGGCGATGAAAACTCCGGGGAGGAGGAATATTGCGGCGGGGATAGGGAGGAGCATTTCGGGGATGGGTTTCTGTTTGAGTCCGTTGGTGAGAGCTAGTCCTAACTGTCCGTTTAAACGGAAAATTAGATTTCCGTCGGAGTTTAACGGAAGTGGCGGTGAGTTAACGGCGCCGGAAAAGCCGCATATAGCAGAAGCGGCGTCGTTTTGCGCGAATAGATCGAAGAAGCTTGTGGATATAGGTAGAGTTAATCACCGCCGTTGA
- the LOC111200618 gene encoding uncharacterized protein LOC111200618 → MVMTDPKTETSSDSKPRIEEAPLEKLGDSSTVLDDPVESRSPKEEEEKETFGVCVEEAKKKKEDIVTKCREVSTTLCECVDAHFDYYEPILIVAKVFEEETKKEMEAEKNKVQEEDISEEEEASSGLLTKSIG, encoded by the coding sequence ATGGTGATGACGGATCCAAAAACGGAGACTTCATCCGATTCCAAACCTCGAATCGAGGAAGCGCCGTTAGAGAAACTTGGAGATTCTTCAACTGTTTTGGACGATCCAGTGGAATCCAGATCTCcaaaggaagaggaagagaaagaaacGTTCGGGGTTTGTGTGGAGGAagctaagaagaagaaagaagatatcGTCACCAAGTGTAGGGAAGTCTCTACTACCTTGtgtgaatgtgtggatgctcaCTTCGATTATTACGAGCCTATTCTTATAGTGGCGAAAGTTTTTGAAGAAGAGacgaagaaggagatggaagccGAGAAGAACAAGGTCCAAGAAGAAGACATCTctgaagaggaagaagctaGCTCAGGGTTGTTGACTAAGAGTATAGGTTAA